The following proteins come from a genomic window of Pleuronectes platessa chromosome 2, fPlePla1.1, whole genome shotgun sequence:
- the snta1 gene encoding alpha-1-syntrophin has product MAAAMKEQKTGLLELRVTVDRWIRVLATLTEDTLTVNPGEGAEEPAKPGPSPAGAINGDPPNLSSSPVPETITNVKRTVRVTKQDVGGLGISIKGGRENKMPILISKIFKGLAADQTEALYVGDAILSVNGYDLREATHDEAVQALKKTGKEVILEVKYIKEMSAFFKSSGSPGPGHPWDSPPSTPQRGTDIFPAEVKEPRSIPLKMCQVSRKQCPPDTENRYFEVISSNRKNSVFLRAKDPAMAQSWYNGIQAGAANLLPRVKEEMKSMQPGMEVKHLGWIAEQVTQGPERPVMAVLTDKDLLLYPTLPETIDSFNNPSKSHPLITTRLVHSGPGKSSPLLDSELSFGLRSGTKQGVETHVFRVDSAKDLSTWTHLLVEGSHNAAELIKEVTTACSWNGKECNLGVHIDEGFTLFTEEMGVRKSVLLQQPFERLRMSSDDGVRMMFLDFGGPEAEIQLDLHSCPKTIVFIIHSFLSAKVKRLGLLA; this is encoded by the exons ATGGCTGCCGCGATGAAGGAGCAGAAAACGGGACTGCTGGAACTTCGCGTGACCGTGGACCGCTGGATCCGGGTGCTGGCCACACTCACCGAGGACACGCTGACCGTGAATCCCGGCGAGGGCGCCGAGGAGCCCGCGAAGCCCGGCCCGAGTCCCGCCGGCGCCATCAACGGAGACCCCCCGAACCTGAGCTCGTCCCCGGTCCCGGAAACCATCACCAACGTGAAGCGCACCGTGCGAGTCACCAAGCAAGATGTTGGCGGACTCGGGATCAGTATCAAAG GTGGGAGGGAGAACAAGATGCCGATACTCATCTCCAAGATTTTTAAGGGCCTGGCTGCTGACCAGACTGAGGCTCTTTATGTTGGTGACGCCATACTGTCTGTCAATGGCTATGACCTGAGGGAGGCCACACATGATGAGGCTGTGCAAGCGTTGAAGAAAACTGGCAAAGAAGTCATCCTTGAAG TGAAGTACATCAAGGAGATGTCGGCCTTCTTTAAAAGCTCGGGTTCTCCTGGGCCTGGCCACCCCTGGGACTCTCCCCCCTCAACACCTCAGAGGGGCACTGATATCTTCCCTGCTGAGGTGAAGGAGCCCCGCAGCATCCCGCTGAAGATGTGTCAGGTGTCTCGGAAACAGTGCCCCCCAGACACAGAAAACAG GTATTTCGAGGTGATTTCATCCAACAGAAAGAACTCTGTGTTCCTGCGGGCGAAGGACCCCGCCATGGCCCAGTCCTGGTACAATGGGATCCAGGCAGGCGCTGCCAACCTTTTACCGCgagtgaaggaggagatgaagagcatGCAGCCTGGCATGGAGGTTAAACATCTGGGCTGGATCGCAGAGCAG GTGACTCAGGGTCCGGAGAGACCAGTTATGGCTGTGTTGACAGACAAAGACCTGCTCCTGTATCCCACCTTGCCTGAAACCATAGACAGCTTCAACAACCCCTCCAAGAGTCACCCGCTCATCACTACCAG ACTGGTCCATTCGGGTCCAGGAAAAAGTTCTCCTCTCCTGGACTCTGAGCTGTCTTTTGGCCTGCGCTCGGGCACCAAGCAAGGCGTGGAGACCCATGTGTTCAGAGTGGATTCTGCCAAGGACCTGTCCACGTGGACTCATCTGCTGGTGGAGGGCAGCCACAATGCTGCTGAGCTCATCAAGGAGGTCACCACGG CCTGTAGCTGGAACGGGAAGGAGTGCAACCTGGGAGTGCACATCGACGAGGGCTTCACGTTATTCACAGAGGAGATGGGTGTCAGGAAAAGTGTTCTGCTCCAGCAGCCCTTCGAGCGCCTGAGGATGTCCTCAGACGACGGAGTTCGGATGATGTTCCTGGACTTCGGAGGCCCAGAGGCAGAGATC CAGCTGGACCTACACAGTTGCCCTAAGACCATAGTCTTCATCATCCACTCTTTCCTATCTGCAAAAGTCAAGCGACTCGGCCTCCTGGCATGA